In a genomic window of Quercus lobata isolate SW786 chromosome 4, ValleyOak3.0 Primary Assembly, whole genome shotgun sequence:
- the LOC115988057 gene encoding protein NRT1/ PTR FAMILY 5.10-like isoform X2, giving the protein MSIETPLLLDTATNAVDYKGRRVLRSNSGGWRSACFMIGVEVAERFAYYGIALNLIMYLTEQLGQSTATAAENVNTWSGTASLLPLLGAFVADSYLGRYRTIIIASCIYILGLGLLTLSAMLPSISFSNYMGKNKVTLASSELQVNLFFISLYLVAVGQGGHKPCVQAFGADQFDGEDPVECRAKSSFFNWWYFGLCASTSVAMLILAYVQENLSWGLGFGIPCVAMVIALGVFLLGTRTYRYRIKEVKSPFVRIGQVFVTATKNWRSEIAIEEEACRTLPQHNSEQFKFLNKALEGKVCTVSDVEEAKAVLRLVPIWATSSGYAIVFAQTSTFFTKQGATLDRTIFPGFEIPAASLEFFIGLAIVFFIPIYDRIFVPLARAITTKPFGITMLQRIGTGMLLSVICMVVAALVEIKRLKTAKEYGLVDMPDVTIPMSVWWLLPQYVLSGIADVFTIVGLQEFFYDQVPSELRSVGLALYLSILGVGNFLSSFLVSIIEEVTGGDGKDSWFADNINRAHLDYFYWLLAGISAVAFTIYLYFAKSYIYNRQSTI; this is encoded by the exons ATGTCTATTGAAACGCCACTGCTATTAGACACTGCTACAAATGCCGTTGACTACAAAGGCCGGCGAGTCCTCAGATCCAACTCCGGAGGTTGGAGGTCCGCATGTTTCATGATAG GTGTGGAAGTGGCTGAGAGGTTTGCATATTATGGGATT GCCCTGAACCTCATCATGTACTTGACTGAGCAGCTGGGGCAGTCAACGGCCACTGCAGCTGAGAACGTCAACACTTGGTCAGGAACGGCATCGTTGCTTCCTCTTTTAGGAGCATTCGTAGCTGATTCTTATCTGGGGCGCTACCGCACCATTATTATTGCTTCTTGCATTTACATTCTGG GACTAGGCTTGCTGACTCTGTCAGCTATGCTTCCTTCTATCAGTTTCTCTAATTACATGGGCAAAAACAAAGTTACATTAGCTTCTTCCGAGCTCCAAGTGAATTTATTCTTCATCTCTCTATATCTAGTAGCAGTTGGGCAAGGTGGACATAAGCCTTGCGTTCAAGCTTTTGGAGCTGACCAGTTTGATGGAGAAGATCCGGTGGAATGCCGAGCCAAAAGCTCATTCTTCAATTGGTGGTATTTTGGACTATGTGCAAGTACTTCTGTGGCAATGTTGATCCTAGCCTATGTACAAGAAAACCTTAGTTGGGGTCTAGGATTTGGAATCCCCTGTGTTGCAATGGTCATTGCCTTAGGTGTCTTCTTGCTTGGTACTAGAACTTATCGATATCGTATCAAAGAGGTGAAAAGCCCATTTGTGAGAATCGGTCAGGTGTTTGTTACCGCAACTAAGAATTGGCGGTCAGAAATAGCTATTGAAGAGGAAGCTTGCAGAACCCTGCCACAGCATAACTCTGAACAATTCAA GTTCCTTAACAAAGCCTTGGAAGGCAAGGTATGTACTGTCAGTGATGTTGAAGAAGCAAAGGCCGTTCTTAGGCTTGTTCCAATTTGGGCTACAAGCTCAGGTTATGCCATTGTGTTTGCACAAACCTCAACTTTCTTTACCAAGCAAGGGGCTACTCTTGATAGAACAATTTTTCCTGGCTTTGAGATACCAGCTGCTTCACTAGAATTCTTTATCGGCTTGGCCATTGTTTTTTTCATTCCTATATATGATCGTATTTTTGTTCCTTTAGCAAGAGCTATCACCACTAAACCTTTTGGAATCACAATGCTACAGAGAATTGGAACTGGGATGCTTTTATCTGTCATTTGCATGGTAGTTGCAGCTCTAGTTGAAATAAAAAGGCTCAAAACTGCTAAGGAATATGGGTTGGTTGATATGCCAGATGTGACTATTCCAATGAGTGTGTGGTGGCTTCTTCCTCAATATGTTTTGTCTGGAATTGCTGATGTTTTCACCATTGTTGGGCTACAAGAATTCTTCTATGATCAGGTCCCAAGTGAATTAAGAAGTGTTGGTCTTGCCCTCTATCTTAGTATTTTGGGGGTTGGGAATTTTTTAAGTAGCTTTCTTGTCTCTATCATTGAGGAGGTGACTGGCGGGGATGGCAAAGATAGTTGGTTTGCTGATAATATTAATCGGGCACATCTTGACTATTTTTATTGGCTACTTGCTGGAATTAGTGCAGTTGCATTTACTATCTACTTGTATTTTGCAAAATCTTATATTTATAATAGGCAAAgtacaatttaa
- the LOC115988057 gene encoding protein NRT1/ PTR FAMILY 5.10-like isoform X4 has protein sequence MSIETPLLLDTATNAVDYKGRRVLRSNSGGWRSACFMIGVEVAERFAYYGISWNLIMYLTEQLGQSTATAAENVNTWSGTASLLPLLGAFVADSYLGRYRTIIIASCIYILGLGLLTLSAMLPSISFSNYMGKNKVTLASSELQVNLFFISLYLVAVGQGGHKPCVQAFGADQFDGEDPVECRAKSSFFNWWYFGLCASTSVAMLILAYVQENLSWGLGFGIPCVAMVIALGVFLLGTRTYRYRIKEVKSPFVRIGQVFVTATKNWRSEIAIEEEACRTLPQHNSEQFKFLNKALEGKVCTVSDVEEAKAVLRLVPIWATSSGYAIVFAQTSTFFTKQGATLDRTIFPGFEIPAASLEFFIGLAIVFFIPIYDRIFVPLARAITTKPFGITMLQRIGTGMLLSVICMVVAALVEIKRLKTAKEYGLVDMPDVTIPMSVWWLLPQYVLSGIADVFTIVGLQEFFYDQVPSELRSVGLALYLSILGVGNFLSSFLVSIIEEVTGGDGKDSWFADNINRAHLDYFYWLLAGISAVAFTIYLYFAKSYIYNRQSTI, from the exons ATGTCTATTGAAACGCCACTGCTATTAGACACTGCTACAAATGCCGTTGACTACAAAGGCCGGCGAGTCCTCAGATCCAACTCCGGAGGTTGGAGGTCCGCATGTTTCATGATAG GTGTGGAAGTGGCTGAGAGGTTTGCATATTATGGGATTAGCTG GAACCTCATCATGTACTTGACTGAGCAGCTGGGGCAGTCAACGGCCACTGCAGCTGAGAACGTCAACACTTGGTCAGGAACGGCATCGTTGCTTCCTCTTTTAGGAGCATTCGTAGCTGATTCTTATCTGGGGCGCTACCGCACCATTATTATTGCTTCTTGCATTTACATTCTGG GACTAGGCTTGCTGACTCTGTCAGCTATGCTTCCTTCTATCAGTTTCTCTAATTACATGGGCAAAAACAAAGTTACATTAGCTTCTTCCGAGCTCCAAGTGAATTTATTCTTCATCTCTCTATATCTAGTAGCAGTTGGGCAAGGTGGACATAAGCCTTGCGTTCAAGCTTTTGGAGCTGACCAGTTTGATGGAGAAGATCCGGTGGAATGCCGAGCCAAAAGCTCATTCTTCAATTGGTGGTATTTTGGACTATGTGCAAGTACTTCTGTGGCAATGTTGATCCTAGCCTATGTACAAGAAAACCTTAGTTGGGGTCTAGGATTTGGAATCCCCTGTGTTGCAATGGTCATTGCCTTAGGTGTCTTCTTGCTTGGTACTAGAACTTATCGATATCGTATCAAAGAGGTGAAAAGCCCATTTGTGAGAATCGGTCAGGTGTTTGTTACCGCAACTAAGAATTGGCGGTCAGAAATAGCTATTGAAGAGGAAGCTTGCAGAACCCTGCCACAGCATAACTCTGAACAATTCAA GTTCCTTAACAAAGCCTTGGAAGGCAAGGTATGTACTGTCAGTGATGTTGAAGAAGCAAAGGCCGTTCTTAGGCTTGTTCCAATTTGGGCTACAAGCTCAGGTTATGCCATTGTGTTTGCACAAACCTCAACTTTCTTTACCAAGCAAGGGGCTACTCTTGATAGAACAATTTTTCCTGGCTTTGAGATACCAGCTGCTTCACTAGAATTCTTTATCGGCTTGGCCATTGTTTTTTTCATTCCTATATATGATCGTATTTTTGTTCCTTTAGCAAGAGCTATCACCACTAAACCTTTTGGAATCACAATGCTACAGAGAATTGGAACTGGGATGCTTTTATCTGTCATTTGCATGGTAGTTGCAGCTCTAGTTGAAATAAAAAGGCTCAAAACTGCTAAGGAATATGGGTTGGTTGATATGCCAGATGTGACTATTCCAATGAGTGTGTGGTGGCTTCTTCCTCAATATGTTTTGTCTGGAATTGCTGATGTTTTCACCATTGTTGGGCTACAAGAATTCTTCTATGATCAGGTCCCAAGTGAATTAAGAAGTGTTGGTCTTGCCCTCTATCTTAGTATTTTGGGGGTTGGGAATTTTTTAAGTAGCTTTCTTGTCTCTATCATTGAGGAGGTGACTGGCGGGGATGGCAAAGATAGTTGGTTTGCTGATAATATTAATCGGGCACATCTTGACTATTTTTATTGGCTACTTGCTGGAATTAGTGCAGTTGCATTTACTATCTACTTGTATTTTGCAAAATCTTATATTTATAATAGGCAAAgtacaatttaa
- the LOC115988057 gene encoding protein NRT1/ PTR FAMILY 5.10-like isoform X1, translating into MSIETPLLLDTATNAVDYKGRRVLRSNSGGWRSACFMIGVEVAERFAYYGISWNLIMYLTEQLGQSTATAAENVNTWSGTASLLPLLGAFVADSYLGRYRTIIIASCIYILVRISLSSSLGTSRLGLLTLSAMLPSISFSNYMGKNKVTLASSELQVNLFFISLYLVAVGQGGHKPCVQAFGADQFDGEDPVECRAKSSFFNWWYFGLCASTSVAMLILAYVQENLSWGLGFGIPCVAMVIALGVFLLGTRTYRYRIKEVKSPFVRIGQVFVTATKNWRSEIAIEEEACRTLPQHNSEQFKFLNKALEGKVCTVSDVEEAKAVLRLVPIWATSSGYAIVFAQTSTFFTKQGATLDRTIFPGFEIPAASLEFFIGLAIVFFIPIYDRIFVPLARAITTKPFGITMLQRIGTGMLLSVICMVVAALVEIKRLKTAKEYGLVDMPDVTIPMSVWWLLPQYVLSGIADVFTIVGLQEFFYDQVPSELRSVGLALYLSILGVGNFLSSFLVSIIEEVTGGDGKDSWFADNINRAHLDYFYWLLAGISAVAFTIYLYFAKSYIYNRQSTI; encoded by the exons ATGTCTATTGAAACGCCACTGCTATTAGACACTGCTACAAATGCCGTTGACTACAAAGGCCGGCGAGTCCTCAGATCCAACTCCGGAGGTTGGAGGTCCGCATGTTTCATGATAG GTGTGGAAGTGGCTGAGAGGTTTGCATATTATGGGATTAGCTG GAACCTCATCATGTACTTGACTGAGCAGCTGGGGCAGTCAACGGCCACTGCAGCTGAGAACGTCAACACTTGGTCAGGAACGGCATCGTTGCTTCCTCTTTTAGGAGCATTCGTAGCTGATTCTTATCTGGGGCGCTACCGCACCATTATTATTGCTTCTTGCATTTACATTCTGGTGCGtatatctctctcttcctccttaG GGACTAGCCGACTAGGCTTGCTGACTCTGTCAGCTATGCTTCCTTCTATCAGTTTCTCTAATTACATGGGCAAAAACAAAGTTACATTAGCTTCTTCCGAGCTCCAAGTGAATTTATTCTTCATCTCTCTATATCTAGTAGCAGTTGGGCAAGGTGGACATAAGCCTTGCGTTCAAGCTTTTGGAGCTGACCAGTTTGATGGAGAAGATCCGGTGGAATGCCGAGCCAAAAGCTCATTCTTCAATTGGTGGTATTTTGGACTATGTGCAAGTACTTCTGTGGCAATGTTGATCCTAGCCTATGTACAAGAAAACCTTAGTTGGGGTCTAGGATTTGGAATCCCCTGTGTTGCAATGGTCATTGCCTTAGGTGTCTTCTTGCTTGGTACTAGAACTTATCGATATCGTATCAAAGAGGTGAAAAGCCCATTTGTGAGAATCGGTCAGGTGTTTGTTACCGCAACTAAGAATTGGCGGTCAGAAATAGCTATTGAAGAGGAAGCTTGCAGAACCCTGCCACAGCATAACTCTGAACAATTCAA GTTCCTTAACAAAGCCTTGGAAGGCAAGGTATGTACTGTCAGTGATGTTGAAGAAGCAAAGGCCGTTCTTAGGCTTGTTCCAATTTGGGCTACAAGCTCAGGTTATGCCATTGTGTTTGCACAAACCTCAACTTTCTTTACCAAGCAAGGGGCTACTCTTGATAGAACAATTTTTCCTGGCTTTGAGATACCAGCTGCTTCACTAGAATTCTTTATCGGCTTGGCCATTGTTTTTTTCATTCCTATATATGATCGTATTTTTGTTCCTTTAGCAAGAGCTATCACCACTAAACCTTTTGGAATCACAATGCTACAGAGAATTGGAACTGGGATGCTTTTATCTGTCATTTGCATGGTAGTTGCAGCTCTAGTTGAAATAAAAAGGCTCAAAACTGCTAAGGAATATGGGTTGGTTGATATGCCAGATGTGACTATTCCAATGAGTGTGTGGTGGCTTCTTCCTCAATATGTTTTGTCTGGAATTGCTGATGTTTTCACCATTGTTGGGCTACAAGAATTCTTCTATGATCAGGTCCCAAGTGAATTAAGAAGTGTTGGTCTTGCCCTCTATCTTAGTATTTTGGGGGTTGGGAATTTTTTAAGTAGCTTTCTTGTCTCTATCATTGAGGAGGTGACTGGCGGGGATGGCAAAGATAGTTGGTTTGCTGATAATATTAATCGGGCACATCTTGACTATTTTTATTGGCTACTTGCTGGAATTAGTGCAGTTGCATTTACTATCTACTTGTATTTTGCAAAATCTTATATTTATAATAGGCAAAgtacaatttaa
- the LOC115988057 gene encoding protein NRT1/ PTR FAMILY 5.10-like isoform X3, translating to MSIETPLLLDTATNAVDYKGRRVLRSNSGGWRSACFMIGVEVAERFAYYGISCNLIRYLTEQLGQSTATAAENVNTWSGTASLLPLLGAFVADSYLGRYRTIIIASCIYILGLGLLTLSAMLPSISFSNYMGKNKVTLASSELQVNLFFISLYLVAVGQGGHKPCVQAFGADQFDGEDPVECRAKSSFFNWWYFGLCASTSVAMLILAYVQENLSWGLGFGIPCVAMVIALGVFLLGTRTYRYRIKEVKSPFVRIGQVFVTATKNWRSEIAIEEEACRTLPQHNSEQFKFLNKALEGKVCTVSDVEEAKAVLRLVPIWATSSGYAIVFAQTSTFFTKQGATLDRTIFPGFEIPAASLEFFIGLAIVFFIPIYDRIFVPLARAITTKPFGITMLQRIGTGMLLSVICMVVAALVEIKRLKTAKEYGLVDMPDVTIPMSVWWLLPQYVLSGIADVFTIVGLQEFFYDQVPSELRSVGLALYLSILGVGNFLSSFLVSIIEEVTGGDGKDSWFADNINRAHLDYFYWLLAGISAVAFTIYLYFAKSYIYNRQSTI from the exons ATGTCTATTGAAACGCCACTGCTATTAGACACTGCTACAAATGCCGTTGACTACAAAGGCCGGCGAGTCCTCAGATCCAACTCCGGAGGTTGGAGGTCCGCATGTTTCATGATAG GTGTGGAAGTGGCTGAGAGGTTTGCATATTATGGGATTAGCTGCAACCTCATCAG GTACTTGACTGAGCAGCTGGGGCAGTCAACGGCCACTGCAGCTGAGAACGTCAACACTTGGTCAGGAACGGCATCGTTGCTTCCTCTTTTAGGAGCATTCGTAGCTGATTCTTATCTGGGGCGCTACCGCACCATTATTATTGCTTCTTGCATTTACATTCTGG GACTAGGCTTGCTGACTCTGTCAGCTATGCTTCCTTCTATCAGTTTCTCTAATTACATGGGCAAAAACAAAGTTACATTAGCTTCTTCCGAGCTCCAAGTGAATTTATTCTTCATCTCTCTATATCTAGTAGCAGTTGGGCAAGGTGGACATAAGCCTTGCGTTCAAGCTTTTGGAGCTGACCAGTTTGATGGAGAAGATCCGGTGGAATGCCGAGCCAAAAGCTCATTCTTCAATTGGTGGTATTTTGGACTATGTGCAAGTACTTCTGTGGCAATGTTGATCCTAGCCTATGTACAAGAAAACCTTAGTTGGGGTCTAGGATTTGGAATCCCCTGTGTTGCAATGGTCATTGCCTTAGGTGTCTTCTTGCTTGGTACTAGAACTTATCGATATCGTATCAAAGAGGTGAAAAGCCCATTTGTGAGAATCGGTCAGGTGTTTGTTACCGCAACTAAGAATTGGCGGTCAGAAATAGCTATTGAAGAGGAAGCTTGCAGAACCCTGCCACAGCATAACTCTGAACAATTCAA GTTCCTTAACAAAGCCTTGGAAGGCAAGGTATGTACTGTCAGTGATGTTGAAGAAGCAAAGGCCGTTCTTAGGCTTGTTCCAATTTGGGCTACAAGCTCAGGTTATGCCATTGTGTTTGCACAAACCTCAACTTTCTTTACCAAGCAAGGGGCTACTCTTGATAGAACAATTTTTCCTGGCTTTGAGATACCAGCTGCTTCACTAGAATTCTTTATCGGCTTGGCCATTGTTTTTTTCATTCCTATATATGATCGTATTTTTGTTCCTTTAGCAAGAGCTATCACCACTAAACCTTTTGGAATCACAATGCTACAGAGAATTGGAACTGGGATGCTTTTATCTGTCATTTGCATGGTAGTTGCAGCTCTAGTTGAAATAAAAAGGCTCAAAACTGCTAAGGAATATGGGTTGGTTGATATGCCAGATGTGACTATTCCAATGAGTGTGTGGTGGCTTCTTCCTCAATATGTTTTGTCTGGAATTGCTGATGTTTTCACCATTGTTGGGCTACAAGAATTCTTCTATGATCAGGTCCCAAGTGAATTAAGAAGTGTTGGTCTTGCCCTCTATCTTAGTATTTTGGGGGTTGGGAATTTTTTAAGTAGCTTTCTTGTCTCTATCATTGAGGAGGTGACTGGCGGGGATGGCAAAGATAGTTGGTTTGCTGATAATATTAATCGGGCACATCTTGACTATTTTTATTGGCTACTTGCTGGAATTAGTGCAGTTGCATTTACTATCTACTTGTATTTTGCAAAATCTTATATTTATAATAGGCAAAgtacaatttaa
- the LOC115985284 gene encoding F-box/kelch-repeat protein At3g06240-like, giving the protein MPASPPRTRSINRSICTVALDRTFDGISEVRIPSDFSSNVADIIGSCNGLLCLVDYTNNIYLWNHSIRKFKKLPRTCLKNLNYATLGFAYHSQNNDYKVVRISSTSWLPTLPLPLSEIEVYTLSSDSWGRVGIDFTTNGVFFNKNNLLTTPLVSGALHWMAVKSEGEEIRDCEMIISFDVNSEEFRKLAQPHGSIDDNTINECLASFKGKLAFITYGHSEQLGFQHSIWVMREYGVVESWNKLFVLPFETPSYCVAFTEYGSLLIFMDLCTALENGKFQFLLIDTETRQEKRDPDIQYISTVAAFMESLVLLDGANVVSY; this is encoded by the coding sequence ATGCCGGCTTCTCCTCCTCGTACTCGTAGTATTAACAGGTCAATCTGTACGGTCGCTTTGGACCGCACGTTTGATGGGATTTCGGAAGTTAGAATTCCATCTGATTTTTCTTCCAACGTTGCCGATATAATCGGTTCCTGCAATGGCTTATTGTGTCTCGTTGATTAcactaataatatatatttgtggAACCATAGcattagaaaattcaagaagTTGCCTCGTACTTGcttaaaaaacttaaactatGCTACACTCGGATTTGCTTATCATTCGCAGAATAATGATTACAAGGTTGTCAGGATTTCATCTACTAGTTGGTTGCCAACCCTGCCTCTGCCTCTATCTGAGATTGAGGTGTACACATTAAGTTCGGATTCATGGGGAAGGGTTGGAATCGATTTCACAACCAATGGTGTGttctttaacaaaaataatcttttgaCAACCCCATTGGTTAGTGGAGCTTTACACTGGATGGCAGTTAAGAGCGAAGGAGAAGAAATTCGTGATTGTGAAATGATTATATCATTTGATGTCAATAGTGAGGAATTCAGAAAGCTAGCACAGCCTCATGGTTCTATCGATGACAACACCATTAATGAATGTCTTGCATCATTCAAGGGGAAACTGGCTTTCATTACATATGGACATAGTGAACAACTTGGCTTTCAACACTCCATATGGGTGATGAGGGAGTATGGTGTGGTTGAGTCTTGGAATAAACTTTTTGTTCTACCATTTGAAACACCATCTTATTGCGTTGCCTTTACCGAGTATGGTTCACTTCTGATTTTTATGGACTTGTGCACTGCATTAGAGAATGGTAAATTTCAGTTTCTTTTAATTGACACTGAAACTCGACAGGAGAAAAGGGATCCAGATATCCAATATATTTCAACTGTAGCTGCTTTCATGGAGAGCCTTGTTTTACTTGATGGAGCAAATGTGGTGTCTTACTAA